One Streptomyces dangxiongensis genomic window, CATGTCCCGCAGGCCCCCTCGGCCCCGTCGGCCCTGTCGGCCCCGGAAGGAGCGTCCCGTGTCCCGACCGCCCACCGCCGCGCAGCGCCGCGTGATCGAGGCCGCCGATCCGGTCACGGGCCGGCTGCGTGGTACGGAGTTCCAGCTCGCGGCGCTGGTGAAGCAGGGGCTGGCCTTCCGCCATCCCCGGCCGCCGCACGACCACTTCCTGACCCCGGCCGGCCACCGCGTCCGGGACGCGGTGCCCCAGCTACCGGAGGCGCCGGCCGAACCCGTGGCGGACAGCGGGGTGTTCGCGGCGCGGGTCGGCGGCGAGGAGGAGCCGCCCGGCTCCGGGCCGGCCCGGCTGCGTGAGGTGCACAGTGCCTGGCAGGGGCTGCTGGAGCTGCGCCGGATGACCAGTGCGGACGGTGCGGTGGACCGGCCGTGCGGCTGGGAGCGGGCGCATCTGGTGCGGGCGGCGGCGCTCGCCCTGGAGGCGGCCGGGCACCGTCCGGCGGGAGGGGACGCGGACGGTTACCGGGTGCGGGCGACCCCGCAGCCGGAGGCGGTCGCGGTGTACGCGCCGGACGCGCGGACCCTGGCGGCCTGCGCGGTCACGCTGGAGCGGGCGGGGTGGCAGGCCGGCGAGTACAGCGAGCCGCGGACGGGCGTGCGTTATCTGTTGGCCTCACCCCGCCGGGTCTGAACGGCGTGCCAGGATCGGTGCGTCGGGAGTGCGAACGCGAGAGGGGCGAGCAGTGTCCGAACCGTTTTCCGTGCGGGTGACCGTCCGGGGCTACGAGACCGATACCCAGGGCCACGTCAACCAGGCGGTGTACGTGAACTACGCGGAGCACGCCCGCTGGTCCCTGCTGAGCGCGGCGGGGATCACCCAGGCCCGGCTGATCGGCCGGGGTGTCGGGCCGGTGGCGCTGGAGACGACCATCCGCTACCGGCGTGAGCTGCTCGCCGGTGACGAGATCGACGTCACCTGCGTGTTCGAG contains:
- a CDS encoding acyl-CoA thioesterase translates to MSEPFSVRVTVRGYETDTQGHVNQAVYVNYAEHARWSLLSAAGITQARLIGRGVGPVALETTIRYRRELLAGDEIDVTCVFEWGGGKTFRILQEIRRTDGTVAAEVTAVAGLLDLEERRLVADPGGVFKELAAEPALFGL